gggattacaggcgtgagccactgcgcccggcctatgatctctattttaatgttaatgctggtcagctgtgcctaAACTCCAACATGGAGGGCGAATAATGAGGTGTATCTGACCTCCCTTCCTGTCATGGTTGGGAATTCATTTTTTCGGGTTTCCCTTGGCCCAGAGTGGGTCTGCTCAATTGGTTGGGGGTGCTTAGGATGTTATTTTTAGTTTCCAAAGCAAACATATGGTTCCACTCTGTTTGCCCGTTTTTGGCTTAGGTAGGAACATGTGACCCAGTTGCAGCCAATGAGATGTCAGGAGAAGTTGGCTGGGGGCTTCTGGGAAATGGTTCTTAGCTCCTAGAAAGAGATACAAGGAAGAGATGGCTCCCTTCTCACCTCGGGATGTTGCATGTGGATGTTTGCCTGGAGCTGTGGCAGCTGTTTCGATGCCGTGAGGAGAGACatgaagatggcagtgaagacagAAAGAACTGGAGTCCTCGATGTCATAATTGAGCTGCAGAATTAACCACCCCTCGAGCTGCCCTACCTCTGAATGCCTTGTAAAGGGAGAGGATAAATGTCTTTATCATTGAAGCACCTTTTGTTGTGTTTATTATTTGCAACCAAGCAGATCCTGACTGTTAGAATGCTTGATGCTCCATTTCATGCAGCTACGAGAAAAGGGTGGGACAGCTGGTCAGCCAGCTGAGTCTAGGGAGAATCCTGTGCTTATTAACCCATTGCTGCCTGCCTCATAGGCCTGTGCCTATAAAACGAGAGATGTTGCTTCCTTTTTAGGTCCACATCATGATAGCACACGCCTTCACCAGCCTCTGAAGGAAATGAGAATCTTTACAACAATCCCGTGGGGAGTTTCGAGAGGGCCCCTTACAGAAACGGTGGAACAGGAAGCACTCAGTCTCTTTTCTTCAAAGCTTCTCATCTGAATGAGGctgctctctccctctgcctcatgTGTTAaatggggatagcattaggggaagTTTGCATCTGTAGGCCATTTTGGAGGAGTGACCTAGTGACTGCAAAacgcttagaacagtgcctagcacgtAATAAACACTCAGCAAATGTGGCTGCTGttataactaatttttttgtttgttttgttttgttttgagatggagtttggctcttgttgctcaggctgcggtgcaatggcacgatctcagctcactgcaacccccgcctcccaggttcaagcgattcttgtgcctcagcctctcgagtagctgggattataggcacccaccaccatgcctggctaattttttaaatttttactagagacagagttttaccatgttggccaggctggtctcgaacttctgacctcaggtgatccacccatcttggcctccgaaagtgctgggattacaggcgtgagccaccatgcccagcccgttGTAACTAATTATTCTTCTCTTTGTCTTAGACAGGGATGTATTTGGCCTTAAATGGCACACAGTCTGCAATGCTTGAGGGATGTCCCCTAAGAGGACTAAAGAACTGacaaaggagaagaaggaaataatGGGACAGGAGGAAGCAACAGTGAGAAGAGGAGGGGAGTGGGCAGGAGGAAATAAGGACAGGAAGAAAAAGCGGCCAATGTAGGGGAGAGAGGGGCAGCTGGTCCCTGGAGCCGTCTATGTCACTGGTTTGCAGAGAACATTCCCAAGGGAGTCGTGTTCCTGTTGCTCATTAATTCCCTGGTCAACTGGCCCCTTGTCGGGCTCTTGCCTGGAGCAGTTGAGTGTCCTCTAACTGGGAGCAGCTGAAACTTAAAGGGTTTTGCACCGTGTGTTGTTTCCGGAGCTCCCTTTTTCCTGTggcttctgtttttcttattaaatgcTGCTGCTGAATTTGCAgctgaaagaaagacagaaagactaCTGAGGAAGGCCTTGCCGCCCTAAAAGCTTCAGTGGAGCAGTGGGTCTCCACGCTCGGAGGTGCTTTCTGGCTGTCCAGTTTACAAATGAACTGGCAAGGCGAGCTAGACCTTTCATCCAAGAATCCAGATTAATGTTGCCTCTGAGTGTTTGAAGGAGCCATGAGGTCTGACTTACGCATGGCTCTTTCTTCCTGGCAGAACCTGATAGGTCTGTTTCTGTTGTTATATCTGGGGAGCTTCTCACCAGGAAGGGACAAGCTTGTAAAAAACTTGGTGAGTTTATGTCTGGTCGGCAGTCGCAGGAATATTGGACCAGTTGAGGGAGGTTCTGGGACCCCTACATCTTTCCACTGCTTCCTGAGCCAGAGAGTGTAAGGGGAGAGGAAAGAATTCGCTCTTCTCTGCTGAAGTCCAGAAGCTGTAATGGGGTAACAGCCAGAACAGGGGAGCCAGACTAGAGGCTTGGATTTTCTGCTTATGAGTGCACCCCCCAAACATCCAGAACTCCGTGTGCCTCCCAGGGTTGAAGCAACAAGCCACAGGTCCAGCACTTGGCTTTGGGACACCCGGTCTCAGCAGTGGCTGTGTGTCCACCCATACGTTTGTTACTCAGCATCACTGTGGCCACTGCTGACTGATACTTATGAGGTGCTCAAAAGTCACTGACAAAGCAGCTGCCTGAGCTCACCTTGTCCTCATCACCTTTTCTCCTTTCCAGGCCGTACTTGGTAAGAGTCTTCATGGACCACGGTGCTGCACGAGGTGATTGTGTTTGCAgaggtttttttgtccttgaagAGCACTTAGGGCTGGAGAGCAAGACACATGCTGACGAGCAGAAGCTGACAGGCTTGCTGCCATGTGGGAAAGTCCTTGGACGAGTTGTCTGCTTGCGGAGAGGTGTCTGCGGCTCAGGTAGGGTGTCCCAGCTCGGTGGGTCTCTGGGTTCCAGAGTTCCAGAGTTTATTTGGTGAAACACAACAGGGGTTATCACTGTGGCCCATGGCAGGGCTGAGCTGCCAACTTGATGCCCGTTGTTAGGAACAGATGTAAATCGTGTGTCCGGGTGAATAAGCCTCACTGTGGAGCCTCCATGCTGTAGAGAACTGGAGGAGCCAGGTTTGCAGAGTCTGCAAGGCGATTGTGTCTATGCGAGGAGAAATCCCTCACTCGGAGGGATTGCATTCCAAGAGGGCTGGGAAGTGAAGCCCAGTCTTCGTGACTTCTCTTTTCAGACCCAGGAAACATGGGTTCTGTGTTCCCTAAAAGTACCTGGTAGACCATTTATCACGTGAGACCTAGTTATttgtctactatatgccaggcactagaaGTAAAATGATGATGAAGTCATGGACCCTGAGTTGAGAGAGCTTGATGGCTAATGAGAGAGGTGATTACAATACAGCATGACGAATGAGATAACAGGAATAAGAGGAGGCTCATGCGGCCTAAGCATGATGGCTGGAGGGAGTCTTTTCCCAGGAGACAAGGGGGCCGTTGCAAGAGGAGGccagatggggaggggaggggcgcggcgggcagagggaacagccctGCTGAAGACAGGCAGGCTGGAGAAAACTCCATGTGCTGTGGACCTGGGAGTAATTAATTTCCCCTGAAAGCAGAGGGGGGCTGTTTTTCATGCTTatttgtattgtatatttcatctTTTGTAAAGTTCccattgtgttttaaaatttccctttgggTTTTAAAAATGCCTGCACACATTCTTTGATACTCTTCCCTTCAAAGAAAGGAGTGTGGGTTGGATTTAACGGCCAGGTTCTAATGAATGAAGTTAAGTGGAAGTGCCTGTGTGTGACTTTGGAGACTAGGCAGTGGGCAGTGAACgaactctgtctctgtctctgtctctgtctctgtctctgtcatttGCCCTGGAGGAAGTGAGTTGCCATGTGGAGAGGTCCACATGGTGAGAGACTGAGACCTCCAGCCAACAACCAGGGAGGAGCTGAGGCTCTCACTAACAGCAGAGGGTGTGACcttggaggcccaggcaggccttTTAGTGGCCACAACCCTAGCTTACCTCCTGACTGCATGAGACACCCTGAATTAGACCCTCCCTAGTTAAGCTGCTCCTGGATTCCTGACCTTCAGACAGTGTGAGATAATAcgtgtttgttgtttaagctgctGAGTTTTGGGATAacttgttatgcagcagtagGTAACTAATACACCAGTCCACATTCCCTGCTCACTTTGTTTGAGGGAGTGtttgtctttaatttatttttggaagttctttatatattaaattatgaacccttggtatatatatatgttgtaaaaATTTTCCCATTGTAATCTTGtatatgctttaaaaaacatatatatgtatactttttaaaaacccaaataccatttattatattttctgccTTTGGTGACATTTAGATATGTATTAGGTTAAAATTGCTAATATTCAATTGTTATTGACTGGCAAGAAATTAGACCTAATAGTCCCCACTACAAAATCATGTACATTTTTTCCCTGTATTTTTCTCTCCAcacttttatggttttattttgatattaaaatttAAGACCATTTGTTGCAGGACAGGTGAGCACCAAAACtggggcttagcctgggaggattcttggctttgcccaggaaagaattgaAGGGCGATCTGGTGGTGTTAGACAGCAATATTTTATTCAATGGTATTTctccttgtggagcagggctaACTCATAGGTAGTGTGCTCAGAATCAGCAGCCTATGGGCTCCTGGAAACTGTGTTTATACCCACTTATACCCACTTTCAAtaacatgcaaattaaggggcaggTTAATGCAAATTGAGGGGTAGATTATTTAGAACTTTCTAGAAAGGAGCAGTAACTTCCGGGTCATTGTCATGGAAAGAAGTGGTAACTTCTGGGTCGtcgccatggcatttgtaaactgttacGGGGCTGGTGGGAGTGTCCTAGGTTAATGAGCACTGAGGGCAGCCAGGGATCACTTTCATAGCCATCCGCTTGTTCCTGCCTGTTTCTTTACTTTATTCTGTCTGAACCAGATTCTGTCTCAGTCAACAGGGTTGTGCCCAGAAAATAAGTCCTGCTGGTTTCCTACCTCACCTTGACTTGTCTTTGGCTTCTTCCTTCACTTGCTTCTTAAATGATGCTATCTCCCGACCATAATCTATTTCTATCCCCTCTTCATATTCTCCTTGAGCAACCGTGTGCAGCCCACACATCTGCTCCCTCCTGTGATGATGGCTCCAGCTTCACTTCCCAGC
The Pan troglodytes isolate AG18354 chromosome 10, NHGRI_mPanTro3-v2.0_pri, whole genome shotgun sequence genome window above contains:
- the LOC134807419 gene encoding uncharacterized protein LOC134807419 isoform X2, translated to MGASLDQKRRGHPAGSGGVAVSGGSATAAISSGRWPYLVRVFMDHGAARGDCVCRGFFVLEEHLGLESKTHADEQKLTGLLPCGKVLGRVVCLRRGVCGSGLLIKHPRELP